A DNA window from Gillisia sp. Hel1_33_143 contains the following coding sequences:
- a CDS encoding redoxin domain-containing protein — MKLDRPTPKHQAPRLSFETLNSETWNIKDQNPENFTLLVFYRGLHCPVCKKYLKELEELLPEFKEKGVEVVAVSMDDEKRARLSRKDWDLKELTLGYNLDLEKAQDWGLYISKGIKEEEPEIFSEPGLFLLNKNNEVYYSAINSNPWGRPYLPSFVKAIDFILENDYPARGEYIK, encoded by the coding sequence ATGAAGTTAGATAGACCAACACCAAAGCATCAGGCACCAAGATTATCTTTTGAAACATTAAATTCTGAAACTTGGAATATAAAAGATCAGAACCCAGAAAACTTTACGTTACTTGTTTTTTATAGAGGACTTCATTGCCCTGTTTGTAAGAAGTATCTTAAGGAACTAGAAGAGCTTTTACCAGAGTTTAAAGAAAAAGGAGTAGAGGTTGTAGCAGTGAGTATGGATGACGAAAAACGGGCTAGATTATCTCGTAAAGATTGGGATCTTAAAGAGCTAACCTTAGGGTATAACTTAGATCTGGAAAAGGCTCAGGATTGGGGCTTATATATAAGTAAAGGAATTAAAGAGGAAGAGCCGGAAATTTTCTCAGAACCGGGATTATTCTTGTTAAATAAAAACAATGAAGTTTATTATTCAGCTATTAACAGTAATCCATGGGGTAGACCTTATTTGCCATCTTTCGTGAAAGCAATAGATTTTATCTTAGAAAATGATTATCCTGCTAGAGGAGAATATATCAAATAG
- a CDS encoding flavin monoamine oxidase family protein has product MNIIIGAGLSGLLTAYRLKKEGIPFKILEARSRIGGRINTVLGESNTPVELGATWFHSQHLHISALLKELNLNSFEQYMNGTVFYQPVSNEPAQAIQIPEQPPSYRINGGSSNLINTLYQHLDKNDILLDQHVTKIEFNNNAFKVTASKIFEADKVILAIPPKLWSRKISFHPELPKDLLNIATQTHTWMEDSIKVAITYKNDFWTIRDLSGALFSNSGPITELYDHCNANRSKFALCGFMNSSLKYLDKEVRKQEVMKQLEEVFGEQASNYLEYTECIWSNEKNTFEDTGTPIYPHQNNGNPLFRRSFYDGKLLISSSESSPEFPGYMDGAILAGNLTASKIIEATR; this is encoded by the coding sequence ATGAACATTATAATTGGAGCAGGTCTATCCGGCCTATTAACTGCATATCGACTTAAAAAAGAAGGAATCCCTTTTAAGATATTGGAAGCAAGATCTAGAATTGGTGGAAGAATTAATACCGTTCTGGGAGAAAGCAATACTCCTGTAGAATTAGGGGCTACTTGGTTTCACTCTCAACATCTGCACATCTCTGCTCTATTAAAAGAATTGAACCTAAATTCCTTTGAGCAATATATGAATGGAACGGTTTTCTATCAACCGGTTTCTAATGAACCTGCGCAAGCTATCCAAATACCTGAACAACCTCCAAGCTATAGAATTAACGGTGGTAGTTCTAATCTTATAAATACCTTATATCAACATTTAGATAAAAATGATATTCTGCTAGATCAGCATGTGACAAAAATTGAATTTAATAACAATGCCTTCAAGGTTACTGCCAGTAAGATCTTTGAAGCAGATAAAGTAATATTGGCCATACCCCCAAAACTATGGTCGAGAAAAATTTCTTTCCATCCAGAGTTGCCTAAAGACCTCCTAAATATTGCGACTCAAACTCATACTTGGATGGAAGATTCTATTAAGGTGGCAATAACTTATAAGAATGATTTCTGGACAATTAGAGATCTATCTGGAGCACTTTTTAGCAATAGCGGGCCCATTACAGAATTATATGATCATTGCAACGCTAACAGATCTAAATTTGCGCTTTGCGGATTTATGAATTCTTCTCTAAAGTATTTAGATAAAGAAGTGAGAAAGCAAGAAGTAATGAAGCAATTGGAAGAAGTTTTTGGGGAACAAGCTAGTAACTATTTAGAGTATACAGAATGTATTTGGAGCAATGAGAAAAATACATTTGAAGATACTGGTACGCCTATTTATCCTCATCAAAATAATGGTAATCCTCTTTTTAGAAGATCATTCTACGATGGCAAATTATTGATCTCAAGCTCAGAATCATCACCGGAATTTCCTGGATATATGGATGGCGCTATTTTAGCAGGAAATTTAACAGCAAGCAAAATAATAGAAGCCACTAGGTAA
- a CDS encoding type 1 glutamine amidotransferase domain-containing protein: MKKILFIVTSHKELVNTDSTTGLWIGEFTDPYYEFIDAGHQVTIASPMGGKPPIDPMSQLTENITSSNRRFQDDTIAQNSLNTTVRLDGLSATNFDAVFFPGGHGPIFDLASNEKSGKLILEFLASGKPVASVCHGPAALIKAAEMDPSILKGRKVTGFSNAEEKLALRSNNIPYTLEDRLKELGADYHTATIPFTSHVEKDGLLITGQNPSSAGPTAKALLELWANE, encoded by the coding sequence ATGAAAAAAATATTGTTCATTGTTACCTCACATAAAGAGTTAGTAAATACAGATTCTACTACTGGTTTATGGATAGGAGAATTTACAGATCCATATTATGAATTTATAGACGCAGGTCATCAGGTTACAATTGCGAGCCCAATGGGTGGAAAACCGCCAATAGACCCAATGAGTCAACTTACAGAGAACATAACAAGTTCTAATAGAAGATTTCAGGATGATACTATTGCACAAAATTCCTTGAATACTACAGTTAGATTGGACGGATTATCTGCCACTAATTTTGATGCGGTCTTTTTTCCTGGAGGACATGGACCTATCTTCGATCTTGCATCGAACGAGAAAAGTGGAAAATTGATCCTAGAGTTCTTGGCTAGCGGCAAGCCTGTTGCTTCTGTATGTCACGGCCCAGCTGCTCTTATTAAAGCAGCAGAAATGGATCCTTCAATCTTAAAAGGTAGAAAGGTAACAGGCTTTTCCAATGCTGAAGAGAAATTGGCTTTAAGGTCTAATAATATCCCTTATACCCTAGAAGATAGATTAAAAGAATTAGGAGCAGATTATCATACGGCGACTATTCCATTTACTTCTCATGTAGAAAAAGATGGATTATTAATTACAGGACAAAATCCATCATCTGCTGGACCAACCGCTAAAGCCTTGCTGGAACTGTGGGCTAATGAGTAG
- a CDS encoding GNAT family N-acetyltransferase → MINELYFEQFPELETDRILLRKLDLSHTAAMQSNRKDEKVMRYMDSDLHLTLKDSENFITENLEMYATKKGLFWALIDKVSNNYIGDFSFWNIDSKNSRTEIGYLLSPQFWGKGLMKEAMLALFNFGFKELNLHSFEANINPANEKSRSVLLSVGFRKEAYFKENYYFNGKYLDSEIYSLLLPDFINSTT, encoded by the coding sequence ATGATTAATGAGCTTTATTTTGAGCAATTTCCGGAGTTAGAAACAGATAGAATTTTGCTTAGAAAATTAGATCTTTCGCATACAGCAGCCATGCAATCTAATAGAAAAGATGAGAAAGTAATGAGGTATATGGATTCTGATCTTCATTTAACTCTTAAGGATTCTGAAAACTTTATTACAGAAAATTTAGAGATGTATGCCACAAAAAAAGGACTGTTTTGGGCATTGATAGATAAGGTATCTAATAATTATATCGGAGATTTTTCCTTTTGGAACATAGATTCAAAAAATTCTAGAACAGAAATAGGATATTTATTATCTCCTCAATTTTGGGGAAAAGGCCTGATGAAAGAAGCAATGCTAGCTTTATTCAACTTTGGATTTAAGGAATTGAACCTTCACAGTTTTGAAGCGAATATCAATCCAGCCAATGAAAAATCCAGAAGTGTTTTATTAAGTGTTGGATTTAGAAAAGAAGCCTATTTCAAAGAAAATTATTACTTCAATGGCAAATATTTAGATAGTGAAATATATTCTTTATTGCTGCCAGACTTTATAAATTCAACAACCTAG
- a CDS encoding nitroreductase family protein → MSFIESMQHRYTTKNFDASKKIDPKKIEELKRILQLSPSSINSQPWKFFFVTNTDKKQQLSKVSWLNTDKVLDSDQLIVLSRINNISLFEEQIENELPKGAVDYFKEFIKPLSQEEILAWFDRQVYLALGVLLSACAEMGIDATPMEGIEPEKYNNILGLSDHATVVAVAIGYRDPEDFNQPSKKPKSRRDLQKVIETI, encoded by the coding sequence ATGAGCTTTATAGAATCTATGCAGCATCGTTATACCACAAAAAATTTCGATGCTTCTAAAAAAATAGACCCTAAGAAAATTGAGGAATTAAAACGTATCCTTCAGTTAAGTCCTTCCTCTATCAACAGCCAGCCTTGGAAATTCTTCTTTGTTACTAATACTGATAAAAAACAGCAGTTATCTAAAGTGTCTTGGTTAAATACCGATAAGGTTCTAGATAGTGATCAGTTAATTGTTCTTAGCAGAATTAATAACATATCATTGTTTGAGGAACAAATTGAAAATGAACTGCCTAAAGGCGCTGTAGATTATTTTAAGGAATTTATAAAGCCTTTATCACAAGAAGAGATTTTAGCTTGGTTTGATCGTCAGGTTTATTTAGCTTTAGGAGTGCTTTTAAGTGCTTGTGCAGAAATGGGAATAGATGCCACTCCCATGGAAGGAATTGAACCAGAAAAGTATAATAATATTTTAGGCCTTTCTGATCATGCCACCGTAGTTGCGGTTGCCATTGGTTATAGAGATCCGGAAGATTTTAACCAGCCAAGTAAAAAACCGAAATCTAGAAGAGATCTTCAAAAAGTAATAGAAACAATTTAA
- a CDS encoding tRNA-(ms[2]io[6]A)-hydroxylase, with translation MLHLKLKTDPRWVNIVESNIEEILTDHAWCEQKAATNAITIITLNSEYPELVTELLALAKEELEHFEMVHEIIKKRGFSLGRERKDSYVNELYKFMNKGGSRLHAMVDRLLFSAMIEARSCERFKLLSKEINDPELSKFYNDLMISEAGHYTTFITFARKYGKDIDVDKRWKELVEFEGELIKSYGKHETIHG, from the coding sequence ATGCTTCATTTAAAATTGAAAACAGATCCACGATGGGTAAATATTGTGGAATCTAATATAGAAGAGATCCTTACAGATCATGCATGGTGTGAACAAAAAGCAGCTACAAACGCCATTACTATAATTACTTTAAATTCTGAATACCCAGAATTGGTAACAGAATTGTTGGCCTTGGCAAAAGAAGAGCTAGAACATTTTGAAATGGTGCACGAGATCATCAAGAAAAGAGGTTTTTCCTTGGGAAGAGAGCGTAAAGATAGCTACGTTAACGAACTTTATAAGTTTATGAACAAAGGTGGTAGTAGATTGCATGCGATGGTAGATAGGTTGTTATTTTCTGCAATGATCGAAGCTAGAAGTTGTGAACGTTTTAAACTACTATCTAAAGAAATAAATGATCCTGAGCTTTCTAAATTTTATAACGACCTTATGATTAGCGAAGCTGGCCATTATACCACCTTTATCACATTTGCCAGAAAATATGGAAAAGACATAGATGTAGATAAACGTTGGAAAGAACTTGTTGAGTTTGAAGGCGAGCTCATAAAGAGCTACGGGAAACATGAAACCATACATGGCTAA
- a CDS encoding VOC family protein produces MKATKNYPKSFSHVGITVPDIKAAVKFYSEVMGWYVIMEPSTVKKEKDTAIGQMCIDVFGDNWEEFEIAHLSTSDGVGVELFSFPHGVKEAPEFNPFNTGLFHFCIQDPNIEELIEKIVSYGGKQRMPIREYYPEDKPFKMCYVEDPFGIVFEIYTHSYELTYSSGAYQNK; encoded by the coding sequence ATGAAAGCTACTAAGAATTATCCGAAGTCTTTTTCTCATGTTGGAATCACCGTACCTGATATAAAAGCGGCAGTAAAATTTTATTCTGAAGTTATGGGGTGGTATGTTATTATGGAACCATCTACCGTTAAGAAGGAAAAAGATACTGCCATAGGCCAAATGTGTATAGATGTATTTGGAGATAACTGGGAAGAATTTGAGATTGCTCATCTTTCAACATCAGATGGAGTAGGAGTAGAGTTATTTTCTTTTCCTCATGGCGTTAAAGAGGCACCAGAATTTAATCCTTTTAATACAGGGCTTTTTCATTTTTGTATTCAAGATCCCAATATAGAGGAGCTAATTGAAAAGATAGTTTCTTATGGTGGTAAGCAGCGAATGCCAATAAGAGAATACTATCCTGAGGATAAACCTTTTAAAATGTGTTATGTTGAAGATCCATTCGGAATTGTATTTGAGATCTATACGCATAGTTATGAACTTACATATTCCTCCGGAGCTTATCAGAATAAATAG
- a CDS encoding isocitrate lyase, with translation MKNLAQTNYTSALETVRELKQRYGNTWNAINPESAARMISQNKFRTGLDIARYTATIMRKDMAEYDADPSQYTQSLGCWHGFVAQQNMIAVKKHHKTTNKKYLYLSGWMVAALRSEFGPLPDQSMHEKTAVPSLIKEIYDFLKQADAIELNDLFNRLEKGEDVQDLIDNFESHIVPIIADIDAGFGNEEATYLLTKKMIEAGACAIQIENQVSDAKQCGHQDGKVTVPHEDFIAKLNAIRYAFLELGVDNGVIVARTDSEGAGLTQKLPVSQEPGDLASKYLAFVEAEEIDIHAAKEDDVLLKRDGKLVRPVRLSNGLYKFKEGSNIDRVVLDCITSLQHGADLLWIETPTPNVNQISHMVNRIKKVIPDAKLVYNNSPSFNWTLNFRNQVYEEMLSEGENMTEYDRNDLMNAQYDASELCFRADEKIKTFQMDSAKEAGIFHHLITLPTYHTTALHMNDLTQGYFGDNGMLAYVKGIQRQEIRKGVACVKHQRMAGSDLGDDHKTFFAGEKAIKAGGNKNTSNQFKTDTTVQEEKKIKEMAL, from the coding sequence ATGAAAAATCTAGCACAAACAAATTATACCTCTGCCTTAGAGACCGTACGAGAATTAAAGCAAAGATATGGCAATACCTGGAATGCAATAAATCCTGAGAGTGCTGCAAGAATGATCTCTCAAAATAAATTTAGAACAGGATTAGATATCGCAAGATACACGGCTACCATCATGAGAAAAGATATGGCAGAATATGATGCAGACCCTTCCCAATACACCCAATCTCTTGGATGCTGGCATGGATTTGTAGCACAACAAAATATGATAGCCGTAAAGAAGCACCATAAAACTACCAATAAGAAATACTTATATCTTTCTGGGTGGATGGTAGCTGCCTTAAGATCTGAATTTGGTCCGTTACCAGATCAATCTATGCATGAAAAGACAGCGGTACCTTCATTAATTAAAGAAATATATGACTTCTTAAAACAGGCAGATGCCATAGAGCTGAATGACTTATTCAATAGACTAGAAAAAGGAGAGGATGTTCAAGATCTAATAGATAATTTTGAAAGCCATATAGTTCCAATAATTGCAGATATTGATGCTGGATTTGGTAATGAAGAAGCAACCTACTTATTAACCAAAAAAATGATAGAGGCGGGAGCTTGTGCTATTCAAATAGAAAATCAAGTTTCTGATGCTAAACAATGCGGCCATCAAGATGGAAAAGTAACTGTTCCACACGAGGATTTTATAGCTAAATTAAATGCCATCAGATATGCTTTCTTAGAATTAGGAGTAGATAATGGTGTAATAGTAGCAAGAACAGATTCTGAAGGCGCCGGGTTAACGCAAAAATTACCTGTAAGCCAAGAGCCGGGAGATCTAGCGTCAAAATACTTAGCCTTTGTGGAAGCCGAAGAGATAGATATTCATGCTGCAAAGGAAGATGATGTGCTTCTAAAAAGAGATGGAAAATTAGTCCGCCCCGTTAGATTGTCTAATGGGCTGTATAAATTTAAAGAAGGTTCTAACATAGATAGGGTTGTTTTAGACTGCATCACCAGTTTACAACATGGAGCAGATCTTTTATGGATTGAAACTCCTACGCCTAATGTGAACCAGATCTCACATATGGTAAATAGAATTAAAAAAGTCATTCCAGATGCCAAATTGGTATATAATAATTCTCCTTCTTTTAACTGGACGCTAAATTTCCGCAATCAGGTATATGAAGAAATGCTATCTGAAGGCGAGAATATGACGGAGTATGATAGAAATGATCTTATGAATGCGCAATACGATGCTTCCGAATTATGTTTCCGTGCAGATGAAAAAATTAAAACCTTTCAAATGGATAGTGCTAAAGAAGCTGGTATCTTCCACCATTTAATTACACTGCCAACCTATCATACAACTGCTCTTCATATGAATGATCTTACTCAGGGCTATTTTGGAGATAATGGAATGCTCGCTTATGTTAAGGGTATTCAAAGACAAGAAATTAGGAAAGGAGTTGCTTGTGTAAAGCATCAACGTATGGCTGGATCAGACCTGGGAGACGATCATAAAACATTCTTTGCAGGAGAAAAAGCAATTAAAGCTGGAGGTAACAAAAATACTTCCAATCAATTCAAAACTGATACTACAGTTCAAGAGGAAAAAAAAATTAAAGAAATGGCTTTATAA
- a CDS encoding winged helix-turn-helix transcriptional regulator codes for MNNKSQCPLNYTMNLIGTKWKPLLLFHLLDGAVRSGILQKKIPEISNKMFTQTIRELDKDGLVSRKVFPVVPPKVEYKLSERGRSLETILRSLDKWGLEDSVLISE; via the coding sequence ATGAATAATAAAAGTCAATGTCCTTTAAATTATACCATGAACCTAATTGGAACCAAGTGGAAGCCTTTATTATTGTTTCATTTGTTAGATGGTGCCGTAAGATCTGGTATTTTACAAAAGAAAATTCCGGAGATTTCTAATAAAATGTTTACACAAACCATTAGAGAGTTGGATAAAGACGGTCTTGTAAGCAGAAAGGTATTTCCAGTAGTACCTCCTAAAGTTGAATATAAATTGAGTGAAAGAGGCAGATCTCTGGAAACAATTCTAAGAAGTTTGGATAAATGGGGACTTGAAGACAGTGTTCTTATTAGTGAGTGA
- the katG gene encoding catalase/peroxidase HPI: MENNHSGSKDNHKVWEVNESSKCPFMGGDLKNTAGGGTSNRDWWPNQLNLNILRQNSVLTDPMDADFDYEEEFKSLDLKAVKQDLYNLMTDSQDWWPADYGHYGPFFIRMAWHSAGTYRIGDGRGGAGAGQQRFAPLNSWPDNANLDKARLLLWPIKQKYGKKISWADLIVLAGNCAHESMGLEMFGFAGGRKDVWEPENDVYWGAESRWLDNEERYASGELESPLGAAHMGLIYVNPEGHNGNPDPVESAKYIRETFGRMAMNDYETVALIAGGHTFGKTHGAADAEKYIDAEPAAAGIEMQSTGWKNNFGTGMGADTITSGIEGAWTDTPTKWSNTYFNNLFKYDWECIKGPGGAYQWQPRNNEGVGTVPDAHDSEKKHAPFMLTTDLSLKMDPEYEKISRHFHQNPDEFADAYSRAWFKLTHRDMGPIERYLGPEVPQEELLWQDPIPKVEYEIVDNNDIDSLKSKILGSGLTVSEMVSTAWASASTFRGSDKRGGANGGRVRLAPQNGWEVNNPQQLGRVIGTLENIQKKFNESQSSKKISIADLIILAGCAGVEKAANDAGHDIKVPFRAGRADASQDQTDVEAFEPLEPNADGFRNYFRNRDHISASAEEMLLDKAQLLTLTAPEMTVLVGGMRAIGTNFGDSKNGVFTDRVGLLTNDFFKNLLDMRTTWKESSNSQNQFEGRDRTTGDLKWTGSRVDLIFGSNSELRALAEVYATNDAEPKFVKDFVKAWNKVMNLDRFDLK; this comes from the coding sequence ATGGAAAATAATCATTCAGGAAGTAAAGACAATCATAAGGTTTGGGAGGTTAATGAATCTAGTAAATGCCCTTTTATGGGTGGTGATTTAAAAAATACCGCCGGGGGAGGAACTTCAAATAGAGACTGGTGGCCTAATCAGCTCAATTTGAATATACTTAGACAAAATTCAGTCTTAACAGATCCGATGGATGCAGATTTTGATTACGAGGAAGAATTTAAAAGTTTAGATCTAAAGGCTGTAAAACAAGATCTTTATAATCTAATGACAGATTCTCAAGATTGGTGGCCTGCAGATTATGGGCATTACGGTCCTTTCTTTATAAGAATGGCTTGGCATAGCGCAGGAACTTATAGAATTGGAGATGGACGTGGTGGAGCAGGCGCAGGGCAGCAACGTTTCGCACCTTTAAACAGTTGGCCAGATAATGCAAATTTGGATAAAGCCAGATTATTATTATGGCCTATCAAACAAAAATATGGTAAGAAGATCTCTTGGGCAGATCTTATAGTACTTGCTGGAAATTGTGCTCATGAATCTATGGGTTTAGAAATGTTTGGTTTTGCAGGAGGTAGAAAAGATGTTTGGGAACCGGAAAACGATGTGTATTGGGGTGCAGAAAGCAGGTGGTTGGATAATGAAGAGCGTTATGCAAGCGGTGAATTAGAAAGTCCATTGGGAGCGGCTCATATGGGTTTAATCTATGTAAATCCTGAAGGTCACAATGGAAATCCAGATCCGGTAGAATCTGCTAAATACATTCGTGAGACCTTTGGAAGAATGGCAATGAACGATTATGAAACTGTGGCTCTTATAGCAGGTGGCCATACCTTTGGAAAAACTCATGGAGCTGCAGATGCAGAGAAATATATAGATGCAGAACCAGCCGCTGCGGGTATTGAAATGCAAAGTACCGGATGGAAGAATAATTTTGGAACGGGAATGGGAGCAGATACCATAACCAGTGGGATTGAAGGAGCTTGGACAGATACGCCCACAAAATGGAGCAATACCTATTTCAATAACCTGTTTAAATATGATTGGGAATGTATAAAAGGGCCGGGTGGTGCGTACCAATGGCAACCTAGAAATAATGAAGGAGTCGGGACCGTTCCAGATGCTCATGATTCAGAAAAAAAGCATGCACCTTTTATGCTAACTACAGATCTTTCTTTGAAAATGGATCCTGAATATGAAAAGATCTCCAGACATTTTCATCAAAATCCAGACGAATTTGCAGATGCTTATTCTCGTGCTTGGTTTAAATTAACACATAGAGACATGGGGCCTATAGAACGTTATTTAGGACCGGAAGTGCCACAGGAGGAATTATTATGGCAGGATCCTATTCCTAAGGTAGAATATGAGATAGTTGATAATAATGATATTGACTCTTTAAAGTCTAAAATACTTGGATCTGGACTTACAGTCTCTGAAATGGTGAGTACTGCTTGGGCTTCAGCTTCTACCTTTCGAGGTTCTGATAAGCGAGGTGGTGCCAATGGAGGTAGAGTTAGATTAGCACCACAAAATGGTTGGGAAGTTAATAATCCTCAGCAATTAGGTCGAGTTATAGGAACATTAGAAAATATTCAGAAGAAATTTAATGAATCTCAAAGTAGTAAGAAAATATCTATTGCAGATCTTATTATACTTGCCGGATGCGCTGGAGTGGAAAAAGCAGCTAACGATGCCGGGCATGATATAAAAGTTCCTTTTAGAGCAGGACGTGCAGATGCTAGCCAAGACCAAACAGATGTGGAGGCATTTGAACCATTAGAACCAAATGCAGACGGTTTTAGAAATTACTTTAGAAATAGAGATCATATTTCTGCGTCTGCAGAAGAAATGCTATTAGATAAAGCTCAATTGCTAACGTTAACTGCTCCAGAGATGACAGTTTTGGTAGGAGGTATGCGAGCCATTGGAACCAATTTTGGAGATTCTAAGAATGGCGTATTTACGGATAGAGTTGGATTATTAACCAATGATTTTTTCAAAAATTTATTGGATATGAGAACTACATGGAAGGAAAGTTCAAATTCTCAAAATCAATTTGAAGGAAGAGATCGTACTACAGGAGACCTTAAATGGACGGGGAGTAGAGTAGATCTAATTTTTGGATCTAATTCAGAGTTGAGAGCATTGGCAGAAGTATATGCTACCAATGATGCAGAACCTAAATTCGTTAAAGATTTCGTGAAAGCATGGAACAAGGTAATGAACTTGGACAGATTTGATCTAAAATAA
- a CDS encoding putative quinol monooxygenase yields MENSKITVVANALVKSEKRDLVKAELLKLVEKTRSDKGCISYNLYVDEENENLFTFIEHWENKELLQAHMDSKHMLDFQKAIDGAVADIVIKKMTQVA; encoded by the coding sequence ATGGAAAATTCAAAAATCACTGTAGTAGCCAATGCTTTGGTGAAGTCAGAAAAGAGAGATCTGGTAAAAGCAGAACTTCTAAAATTAGTTGAGAAAACAAGATCTGATAAAGGATGTATTAGCTACAACCTTTATGTAGATGAAGAGAACGAAAACCTTTTTACTTTTATTGAGCATTGGGAAAATAAAGAACTACTTCAAGCACATATGGATAGTAAGCATATGTTAGATTTTCAAAAAGCAATAGATGGCGCTGTTGCAGATATAGTTATAAAGAAGATGACACAGGTGGCATAA